In the Anaerolineae bacterium genome, CGCTGACCACGCCAAACAGGCAGACCAGCAGCCGCCCGCGCTGTGTCCGCCGGAACAGCCAGTCGCCGAGCGCGCCGCCGATGAAGTAGCCAGAAGCCAGCACCAGCACGGCGATGGCCATGGTCGGCAGCACTTCGTCCGGGGTGTAGCCGCGTTCCGTCTCCAGGTAGTTGAAGAACCAGAAGGAGATCACCGTCCAGGGGAAGACGCCGAAGAATCCCTGCAAAAACAGCGGGATCAACGTCCGGCGGCGGAACAGCCCGCGGGCGGTCTTCCAGTCGAAGCGGTAGACACCGATCTCGGCCAGTTCGGCCAGTTCTGGCTCAGCCCGGCCACGCGGCACTTCCCGGATGAACAGGGCGATCAGCGCGGCAATGATCAGCCCGACTGTCCCGGTGATGATGAACACATTGCGCCAGCCGATGATCGGGCCGAGCACCAGGGCCAGCACCAGCCCGACCATATAGCCCATCGGCTGGGCGAGTTGCAGAATGCCGTAAATCTTGCCGCGCACACGCGGGCCGAAGTAATCGGCGATCAGGCTGTACAGGCCGGGATAGCTGGAATCGTCAATGCCGGTGGAGGCGCGGGCCGCCAGGAACAGCGGGTAAGTCGGGGCAATCGCCCCCAGCCAGGTGGTCACCCCCCAGATGGCCGAGGCCAGGGCCAGCAGTTTGGCCCGCGCATAGCGATCGTACAGGTAGCCCCATAGCGGGTACAGGGCCGCGGCCACGATCATCGCGCCGGTGCCGACCGCGCCCATCGCCGTGCGGTCGATCCCGAAGGTTTCCATGATCTGGGTGGTCAGCGGGCCGATCAGCAGCTTGTCAGACTGGTGGAGAAGCATGAAGGCGAAGAAGATGACGACGACAACCCACCGACGACGGAAATACGTGGCCATGGTGTTGTCCTTTGACAGAAGGCAGAGATACATCCCGGCCAGGATTCAGGCCAGCGAGGGCCAGCCGCCGCGCTGCCCGCCGCGGCCAGCGCCGGGATCAAAAAAGGAGCCGGTCTGCCCCCTGCAGGCCGACTCCCGCCGATTGGCGGACTACCCCTTGGCCTCAGGCACCTTGAGGGCATCCCAGGTCGCCTTGTTGACAAACTTGGTCAGGTTACGGCCATCGCTGGTCTTGCCGCGGATACCATAACGCACGCTGCCACCCTTGGTCGTGAAAGTGACTTTAACGATGTCCTTCTCGTCAACCATGACCTTCTTCTTCAGT is a window encoding:
- a CDS encoding MFS transporter translates to MATYFRRRWVVVVIFFAFMLLHQSDKLLIGPLTTQIMETFGIDRTAMGAVGTGAMIVAAALYPLWGYLYDRYARAKLLALASAIWGVTTWLGAIAPTYPLFLAARASTGIDDSSYPGLYSLIADYFGPRVRGKIYGILQLAQPMGYMVGLVLALVLGPIIGWRNVFIITGTVGLIIAALIALFIREVPRGRAEPELAELAEIGVYRFDWKTARGLFRRRTLIPLFLQGFFGVFPWTVISFWFFNYLETERGYTPDEVLPTMAIAVLVLASGYFIGGALGDWLFRRTQRGRLLVCLFGVVSGAIMLYLTLQVPLEQKGLFLALLCLTALLIPFSSPNVISTVYDITVPEVRSTALAVQYFIENGGAALAPLMAGAMAEQSTLGNAILTICVIAWAFCAVFLAIAVIIAPRDITALRAEMRRRAAALAASADR